Proteins encoded in a region of the Dehalococcoidales bacterium genome:
- a CDS encoding NADH-quinone oxidoreductase subunit H, with amino-acid sequence MAITLIYYLLNTLFIILVSPLFMGIINKVKAISQRRRGAPIWQPYFQLHKLFKKEIVYSKNASFIMRLAPYLNIGFVIAAATLVPVLFLPPADSVPANIILFLYLMVSAKFFMALAGLDAGSTFGGMGSSREMSLSAIAEPITIITCAAIAFVLNTIDITQMFSATMTNSLLGFPTLLLTGISLFIILIIETARVPVDNPETHLELTMVHEAMVLEQSGPNLALMEISHAVKQTLLMALLINLLFPQGMAATFSLPGIALGAISFIIKGSILCAIVAIFESSLAKIRFFRLPSFFMVALFLCFVTVVFELIL; translated from the coding sequence ATGGCCATTACACTAATCTATTATCTACTGAATACTCTTTTTATCATCCTGGTATCCCCGCTATTTATGGGTATTATTAACAAGGTTAAAGCAATATCCCAGAGGAGAAGAGGTGCTCCAATCTGGCAGCCATATTTTCAATTGCATAAGCTTTTTAAAAAGGAAATAGTTTATTCCAAAAACGCCTCTTTTATTATGAGGCTAGCTCCGTATCTGAATATTGGTTTTGTAATTGCCGCTGCAACATTGGTCCCAGTGTTGTTTTTACCTCCCGCGGATTCTGTTCCGGCGAATATTATATTGTTTTTATATCTTATGGTATCGGCCAAGTTTTTTATGGCCTTAGCCGGCCTCGATGCAGGCTCAACTTTTGGCGGAATGGGTAGTTCTCGCGAGATGAGCCTATCTGCAATTGCCGAGCCAATTACCATTATCACATGCGCTGCAATTGCTTTCGTATTGAATACAATCGATATTACGCAAATGTTTTCTGCCACTATGACAAATTCATTGCTGGGATTCCCAACCCTTCTATTAACAGGAATATCCTTGTTTATTATTTTGATTATTGAAACAGCCAGGGTGCCGGTTGACAATCCGGAAACACATCTTGAGCTTACCATGGTTCATGAAGCAATGGTTCTGGAACAATCTGGCCCTAATCTGGCTTTAATGGAAATAAGCCACGCTGTAAAGCAAACACTGCTTATGGCCTTGTTAATCAATTTACTGTTTCCCCAGGGAATGGCTGCCACCTTTTCCCTGCCAGGTATTGCCCTAGGTGCGATCAGTTTTATTATCAAAGGCTCTATATTGTGTGCAATAGTCGCTATTTTTGAATCCAGCCTGGCGAAAATCAGGTTTTTCAGGCTGCCCAGTTTTTTCATGGTGGCTCTTTTTCTTTGTTTCGTTACTGTCGTATTTGAGCTGATATTATGA